From Nicotiana tomentosiformis unplaced genomic scaffold, ASM39032v3 Un00008, whole genome shotgun sequence, a single genomic window includes:
- the LOC138903826 gene encoding uncharacterized protein: MTEVEKRLQIIEAKNLSQQHGSKHAELSQQHGSKHADLGGDVGKHLKTQNLQTNTILHTAAGTSTSAIRKGKHTNTNMNAMFNKPYTPKSQNPLTPSPQTTSYRESLNQEKQTYDYITNSYIQNIHKIQTFLNINPRSKTTQNPKTDYITQPLQGYNRLIAQPGTNANLVKTCYNYGLLSTVYTQTGQEIATIPELYSAFTTYKRITKGDLFYIKFYVAPAEILYNEIKPIIQVIKLGLTREMIIPENVQIQPEIPKPDIPAFYSNKRIIGLSTILSELVNNYVEEKPIWGYQSREHTMIYTHSKNLRENDMEEIRRWIKTLIQPEEAPITRAIRGEFISQNLMTRYCKQISPIYSEHICSKCQGEKNIVPEIKFEEEEN; the protein is encoded by the coding sequence ATGACGGAAGTAGAAAAGAGGTTGCAGATTATAGAAGCAAAAAACCTAAGCCAGCAGCATGGCTCAAAACATGCGGAACTAAGCCAGCAGCATGGCTCAAAACATGCGGACCTAGGAGGTGACGTTGGGAAACACCTAAAAACCCAAAACCTACAAACTAACACTATTTTACATACAGCTGCAGGTACATCAACATCAgcaataagaaaaggaaaacatacaaatacaaatatgaacgCCATGTTCAACAAGCCATATaccccaaaatcccaaaatccttTGACACCATCACCACAAACAACTAGCTATAGAGAAAGCTTAAACCAGGAAAAACAAACCTACGATTATATTACCAACAGCTATATACAAAATATCCACAAGATTCAAACCTTTTTAAACATAAATCCGAgatcaaaaacaacccaaaacccAAAAACAGACTATATAACACAACCATTACAAGGATACAACCGACTGATTGCCCAACCAGGGACGAATGCAAATTTAGTTAAAACATGTTACAATTACGGACTATTAAGTACAGTGTACACACAAACCGGACAAGAAATAGCTACAATACCAGAGCTATATAGTGCCTTTACTACCTACAAGAGAATCACCAAAGGAGAcctattttatataaaattttatgtaGCACCAGCAGAGATACTCTATAACGAGATAAAACCAATAATCCAAGTTATTAAATTAGGACTAACTAGAGAAATGATTATCCCAGAAAATGTACAAATACAACCAGAAATACCCAAACCTGATATACCAGCATTCTACTCAAACAAAAGAATTATAGGACTATCAACCATTCTAAGTGAACTAGTCAACAATTATGTagaagaaaaacctatttgggGATACCAATCCCGAGAACACACGATGATCTACACCCATTCAAAAAACCTAAGGGAAAACGACATGGAAGAGATACGGAGATGGATTAAAACATTAATCCAACCAGAAGAAGCACCCATTACAAGAGCTATTAGAGgagaatttatttctcaaaacttAATGACAAGATACTGCAAACAAATTAGTCCAATCTACTCAGAGCACATATGTTCGAAATGTCAAGGAGAGAAAAACATAGTTCCAGAAATcaaatttgaagaagaagaaaactaa